The window CCGGTGATCATGTAGAAGAAGCTGTTCGATGGGTTATCCGCCAGCACATAACCCGCGGACGCCAGTTGCCGCCACGCCAGACCCTGCCCGACAACAAAGAGAACAGCCGTCACGAACGCCACGGCAAGCGCCAGATCCAGCATTTCGCGCCGATCTACGCGGGCTTCGGTTTTAGCCCATTGCAGCGCGACGCTGCCGGCGGCAAGGGCGACCGTATTTACCCACAGCAACCGCGGGATCGGGATACCCCACCAGTCGGCACCGCCCATGCGGCCAAGATAGGCGCTGATGAACAGTGTGAACAGGGCACCGACGACAGCAAGAAAAACGCCGAGCCCCAGTTTGGCGATTGTTTCCGATGAGCCCCGCATCCCCTGCGCATCGTCTGACACGCCCGCTTCTAGCCAGGGCTTCGAGGTTAACCGCTGGCTGGCCATCCACCAGCCGATAATGCAGGCAATACCGGCCATGAAAATGAGAATGGCGCTCATGACAACGCCCTCTCGGACGGTCCCGCCGCAGCCGGCTGGTTTTGCGGCAGGAAGTCCTCAGCCGCGCCGGGAACGCTGTAGTCATAGGGCCAGCGATAGACGACCGGCAGTTCCTTACCCCAGTTTCCGTGAACCGGCGGCGTTTGCGGCGTCTGCCATTCCAGTGTCGTTGCCCGCCACGGATTGCCACCCGCCTCTTTGCCCCAGCGCAGGCTCCAGGCGAGATTGAACAGGAACAGCAATTGCGCCGCGCCGACGATCAGCGCGGCGACGGTGATGAACATGTTCAGCGTATGCGCAGAAGGCGGAATGAATGCAGTCTCGCCCAGTTCGTAATAACGGCGCGGTACGCCCATCAGGCCAAGATAATGCATCGGGAAGAAGATGGCATATGCGCCGAGAAAGGTGATCCAGAAATGGATATGCCCCATCGCCGCATTCAGCATGCGGCCGGTGACTTTGGGATACCAGTGATGGATCGCGCCGAAGACCACCATGATGGGCGCAACCCCCATCACCATGTGGAAATGGGCGACAACGAACATGGTATCCGAAAGCGGCACGTCGACGACGACATTGCCGAGGAAGAGACCGGTCAAGCCGCCATTGATGAAGGTGACGATGAAGGCGAGCGCAAACAGCATCGGCAAATTCAGATGGATATCGCCGCGCCAGAGCGTCAGCACCCAATTATAGACCTTGATCGCCGTCGGCACGGCGATGATCAGCGTCGTGGTGGCGAAAAAGAACCCGAAATTCGGATTCATGCCGCTGACATACATATGATGCGCCCAGACGACAAAGCTCAGCGCCGCGATGATGACGATCGCCCAGACCATCATCCGGTAACCGAAGATGTTCTTGCGCGCATGGGTGCTGATCAGATCCGAGACGATGCCAAAAGCAGGAAGCGCGACGATATAGACCTCCGGATGGCCGAAGAACCAGAAGAGGTGCTGAAACAGGATGGGACTGCCGCCGCCCTGCTTCAACTGTTCGCCCATCTCGACGATGGCGGGCATGAAGAAACTCGTGCCGAGCAACCGGTCGAACAACATCATCACGGCGGCGACGAAGAGCGCCGGGAAGGCAAGCAGCGCCATGACGGTCGCCGTGAATATGCCCCATATCGTCAGGGGCATGCGCATCAGCGTCATGCCGCGCGTGCGCCCCTGCAACACGGTGACGACGTAATTCAGCCCGCCCAAAGTGAAACCGATGATGAACAGGATCAACGATGACAGCATCAGGATGATGCCCCAGTCGCGCCCGCCCGGTGTTCCCGAAAGCAGGGACTGCGGTGGATAAAGCGTCCATCCGGCGCCCGTTGGCCCGCCGGGCGCGAAGAAGCCGGCGACCAGCACGAGCACGGCGAGCAGATAAAGCCAGTAGCTCAGCATGTTCGCATAGGGAAACACCATGTCGCGGGCGCCGAGCATCAAGGGGATCAGATAATTGCCGAAACCGCCGAGAAACAATGCTGTCAGCAGATAGATCACCATGATCATGCCGTGCATGGTGATGAACTGATAGTAGTGTTCGGCGTCGATGAAGGAGAAATAACCGGGAAAGCCGAGTTGCAGGCGCATCAACCAGGAAAGCACCAGCGCCACCATGCCGATTGCCGTCGCGGTCAGAAAATACTGGATGGCAATGATCTTGGCATCCTGGCTGAAGACATATTTCGTCCACCAGCTTTTCGGGTGATAAAGCTCGACATCCTCGACCTCGGCTGGCTGGATGACCTGCCCCGCGCCGGACCCAATCTCGACCATCTCCTGTCCTCCCTGTTTCCTCCGACGCGGTTTTTCCTTCAACGATGCATGGCGCTCATCTGGCCGCCGACTTTTCCGCCAGGGCCAGCGATTTCGAGAAAGTCGGCTGCTGCTGTAACCAGGCCTGATAGTCGGCCTCGGTATCGACGACGACAGTGCCGCGCATCTGCGGATGGCCGACGCCGCACAGTTCCGCGCACAGAACCTCGAAGGTTCCGGTCCGTGTCGGCGTGAACCAATAATAGGTAACCGAACCGGGGATCATGTCCATCTTGGCCCGGAATTCCGGCACGTAGAAATCATGCACCACATCGACCGCGCGCAGCAGCATTTTCACCGGCGTGCCGACGGGTAAATGCAACTCGCCGCCCTCGACGATGACATCGTCCATTCCGGCGGGATCGTTTCTGTTCACACCGAGCGGATTGTCAGGCGCAATGGCGCGCGTATCCGCACGTCCGAGCCGTCCATCCGCTCCCGGCAGCCGGAAACTCCATTGCCATTGCTGACCGACGACTTCCACCTCACCGGCACCATCCGGAACAGTGACGAATTGTTTCCACACAAAGAGGCCCGGCAGAAGCATCGCGGCCACCCCGACCCCGGTGCCACCCGCCAGCCACCATTCCAGGCGCTTGTTTTCGGGCTGATATGCGGCCCGGTTTCCGGGGCGGTGCCTGAAGCGGAACACGCAATAGGCGACGAACAATACGACGGCCGAGAAAACGAAGCCGGTGATCCAGAAGGTGATGGTGATCGTATTGTCGATATAGCTCCAGTTCGACGCGATTGGCGTCCACCACCAAGGGCTGAGAAGATGGAATATGATCGATCCCACCACCAGTAGAACGAGAACCACAACGACAGCCATCGCCTCCTCCCCTGACACTTCCCTGACACGGCCGCGAATATTTCCACAATCCTGTCGCGAAATGTATTAGCATTATCTCATGAACGCGTTGGGCGGGCAATTGCGACGGCAATGGCGGTCCGCCCCTCTTTCGGCCTTATCACGTCAGTCCGACCCGGCTCTTCCACGCGTCATCCCGCTACTTGGAATATTGCTTCAGATAGGCGATCAGATTGGTGATTTCGGTGTCGTCCTTCAGTCCGACAAAGGCCATTTTCGTGCCTTTAACCTTCGCCTTGGGGTCGTGCAGATAATCGCGAAGCGACGTCTCGCTCCACACCAGCCCGGCCTTGCCGGCATCCTGCATCGCCTGTGAATAGGCGAAATTCGGATGCGTGCCGGCGGTTCTGCCGAACAGGCCGTTCAGCGAGGGCCCCACCTTGTTCTGGTCCGTTTCGGCCACATGGCAAATGCCGCATTTCTTGAAAATGGTGGCGCCTGCGGCAGGGTCGCCCTCCTGCGCGCGCGCCTCAAGCGGAAGGGTAATGGCGAAAAGCAGACAGACGG is drawn from Agrobacterium tumefaciens and contains these coding sequences:
- a CDS encoding cytochrome-c oxidase — protein: MSAILIFMAGIACIIGWWMASQRLTSKPWLEAGVSDDAQGMRGSSETIAKLGLGVFLAVVGALFTLFISAYLGRMGGADWWGIPIPRLLWVNTVALAAGSVALQWAKTEARVDRREMLDLALAVAFVTAVLFVVGQGLAWRQLASAGYVLADNPSNSFFYMITGLHGLHILGGLFVLGRTAIRARIGPAARVRLSVDLCAIYWHFMFVVWLILFAIFAGWANSFVDLCRQLVT
- a CDS encoding cytochrome c oxidase subunit I → MVEIGSGAGQVIQPAEVEDVELYHPKSWWTKYVFSQDAKIIAIQYFLTATAIGMVALVLSWLMRLQLGFPGYFSFIDAEHYYQFITMHGMIMVIYLLTALFLGGFGNYLIPLMLGARDMVFPYANMLSYWLYLLAVLVLVAGFFAPGGPTGAGWTLYPPQSLLSGTPGGRDWGIILMLSSLILFIIGFTLGGLNYVVTVLQGRTRGMTLMRMPLTIWGIFTATVMALLAFPALFVAAVMMLFDRLLGTSFFMPAIVEMGEQLKQGGGSPILFQHLFWFFGHPEVYIVALPAFGIVSDLISTHARKNIFGYRMMVWAIVIIAALSFVVWAHHMYVSGMNPNFGFFFATTTLIIAVPTAIKVYNWVLTLWRGDIHLNLPMLFALAFIVTFINGGLTGLFLGNVVVDVPLSDTMFVVAHFHMVMGVAPIMVVFGAIHHWYPKVTGRMLNAAMGHIHFWITFLGAYAIFFPMHYLGLMGVPRRYYELGETAFIPPSAHTLNMFITVAALIVGAAQLLFLFNLAWSLRWGKEAGGNPWRATTLEWQTPQTPPVHGNWGKELPVVYRWPYDYSVPGAAEDFLPQNQPAAAGPSERALS
- a CDS encoding cytochrome c oxidase subunit II yields the protein MAVVVVLVLLVVGSIIFHLLSPWWWTPIASNWSYIDNTITITFWITGFVFSAVVLFVAYCVFRFRHRPGNRAAYQPENKRLEWWLAGGTGVGVAAMLLPGLFVWKQFVTVPDGAGEVEVVGQQWQWSFRLPGADGRLGRADTRAIAPDNPLGVNRNDPAGMDDVIVEGGELHLPVGTPVKMLLRAVDVVHDFYVPEFRAKMDMIPGSVTYYWFTPTRTGTFEVLCAELCGVGHPQMRGTVVVDTEADYQAWLQQQPTFSKSLALAEKSAAR
- a CDS encoding cytochrome c family protein: MLYRFLAVCLLFAITLPLEARAQEGDPAAGATIFKKCGICHVAETDQNKVGPSLNGLFGRTAGTHPNFAYSQAMQDAGKAGLVWSETSLRDYLHDPKAKVKGTKMAFVGLKDDTEITNLIAYLKQYSK